The following proteins come from a genomic window of Pyxidicoccus sp. MSG2:
- a CDS encoding S28 family serine protease — MVRAERPSRLLLLVPILALLSSVACGDDPPNNTPDSGTQVVDSGTRPGDAGTTDSGTGDTDSGTGTTDAGTDDAGTGGTDSGTGDTDAGHGDVDSGTGDTDAGHHDVDSGTGDTDAGHHDVDSGTGDTDAGHGDVDSGTGDTDAGHGDVDSGTGDTDAGHGDVDAGPGDVDSGTGSTDAGSGDTDAGTGNTDAGTDGGVACIPSGYDPGPGNPDVVADPSADILVRLRAIPGLTVQENPNGNNLPAGYRFFVMRYNQPVDHAHPECQRFEQRLTLLHTSATKPMVLFTSGYYVSTSPSRSEPTQLLGANQVSLEHRFFPPSIPEPADWSQLTIRQSADDFHRITQALKPIYTGKWVSTGGSKGGETVVFFRRFYPDDVDATVAYVAPIARRDDERFPAFQVTVGGDAQAACRERLWAFQRETLSRRERMLELLQAYAQDTGLTYTQLGFEQALEHAVIETYFAFWQYDAPSRCNQNIAGTTASDEALLATMDYEVGLSSYSDQGISGYWAYYYQAALELGWPQPYEAHLGSLIHHPGTDTGDVYSPPGIPFVHRPQAMVDIQDWVSFQGQRLMFVYGSLDPWTAAAYALGNAQDSYFYLVPGGNHGSRIVQLPSDQQQAARATLNRWMGLSTLKYAPPVSLEEEPPEFGPRLPPRLRSDEVR; from the coding sequence ATGGTTCGCGCTGAACGCCCATCCCGTCTGTTGCTGCTCGTTCCCATCCTGGCACTGCTCTCCTCGGTAGCCTGTGGCGACGACCCACCGAACAACACTCCTGACAGCGGCACGCAGGTCGTGGACTCCGGCACGCGTCCCGGTGACGCCGGCACAACGGACTCGGGCACGGGTGACACGGACAGCGGCACCGGCACGACGGACGCGGGAACGGACGACGCGGGCACCGGTGGGACGGACAGCGGCACGGGTGATACGGACGCAGGCCACGGCGACGTGGACAGCGGCACGGGCGACACGGACGCAGGCCACCACGACGTGGACAGCGGCACGGGTGACACGGACGCGGGCCACCACGACGTGGACAGTGGGACGGGTGATACGGACGCGGGCCACGGCGATGTGGACAGCGGCACGGGTGACACGGACGCAGGCCACGGCGATGTGGACAGTGGCACGGGTGACACGGACGCGGGCCACGGCGATGTGGACGCAGGTCCGGGCGACGTGGACAGCGGCACCGGCAGCACGGACGCGGGCTCTGGCGACACGGATGCGGGCACGGGTAACACGGACGCCGGCACCGACGGCGGCGTGGCCTGCATCCCCAGCGGCTACGACCCGGGCCCGGGCAACCCGGACGTGGTCGCCGACCCGTCGGCGGACATCCTCGTCCGCCTGCGCGCCATCCCCGGCCTCACCGTGCAGGAAAACCCCAACGGCAACAACCTCCCCGCGGGCTACCGCTTCTTCGTCATGCGGTACAACCAGCCGGTGGACCACGCCCACCCGGAGTGCCAGCGCTTCGAGCAGCGCCTGACGCTGCTGCACACCTCGGCCACGAAGCCCATGGTGCTCTTCACGAGCGGCTACTACGTCTCCACGTCTCCCAGCCGCTCGGAGCCCACGCAGTTGCTCGGCGCCAACCAGGTCTCGCTGGAGCACCGCTTCTTCCCGCCCAGCATCCCGGAGCCCGCGGACTGGAGCCAGCTCACCATCCGCCAGTCCGCCGACGACTTCCACCGCATCACCCAGGCGCTCAAGCCCATCTACACCGGCAAGTGGGTCTCCACCGGCGGCAGCAAGGGCGGCGAGACGGTGGTGTTCTTCCGCCGCTTCTACCCGGACGACGTGGACGCCACCGTGGCCTACGTGGCACCCATCGCCCGCCGCGACGATGAGCGATTCCCGGCCTTCCAGGTCACGGTGGGCGGGGATGCCCAGGCGGCCTGCCGCGAGCGGCTGTGGGCCTTCCAGCGCGAGACGCTCTCGCGCCGCGAGCGGATGCTCGAACTGCTACAGGCCTATGCCCAGGACACGGGCCTGACCTACACGCAGCTCGGCTTCGAGCAGGCGCTGGAGCACGCCGTCATCGAGACCTACTTCGCCTTCTGGCAGTACGACGCCCCGTCGCGCTGCAACCAGAACATCGCCGGCACCACCGCCTCGGACGAGGCGCTGCTGGCGACGATGGACTACGAGGTCGGCCTGAGCAGCTACTCCGACCAGGGCATCAGCGGCTACTGGGCCTACTACTACCAGGCGGCGCTGGAGCTGGGCTGGCCCCAGCCCTACGAGGCGCACCTCGGCTCACTCATCCACCACCCGGGCACGGACACCGGTGACGTGTACTCGCCACCCGGCATCCCCTTCGTCCACCGGCCCCAGGCCATGGTGGACATCCAGGACTGGGTGTCCTTCCAGGGCCAGCGCCTGATGTTCGTCTACGGCAGCCTGGACCCGTGGACGGCCGCGGCCTACGCGCTGGGCAATGCGCAGGATTCGTACTTCTACCTCGTTCCCGGCGGCAACCACGGGTCGCGCATCGTCCAGCTCCCGTCGGACCAGCAGCAGGCGGCGAGGGCAACCCTCAACCGCTGGATGGGGCTGTCCACCCTGAAGTACGCCCCGCCCGTGTCGCTCGAGGAGGAGCCGCCCGAATTCGGACCGCGCCTGCCGCCACGGCTGCGCTCGGACGAGGTGCGCTAG
- a CDS encoding kinetoplast-associated protein, translating to MASRTTSKRNAVARNRSTEATKAAFDELARKARNKPVVVSKEQEALDTHAKNVLADVSGLTAETAVKKVTEAGLTINKTLAGINEQVISLVEELKQLDEAIQLKTEELNGLHGKDVAASAIDVLVAEYDKKKAELEAEMERLQKDIEDTRAKAAAELATEREAAELARKRTEEAYSYDTQQLRKKEQDAFAEGLRQQAATERDRKEKLEKEWATREEALKLRENELETLRKQVSEFPLVLKKETDTASAIVGNRVKSEWELKLTLATKDAETAQRVASMEIASLKDTATKQAQAIQTLQAELNEAKRQVQAIAEKALESASGARALAEVQGVIQSREYNKGK from the coding sequence ATGGCTTCTCGCACCACGTCCAAGCGCAACGCCGTCGCCCGCAACCGCTCCACCGAGGCCACCAAGGCCGCCTTCGACGAGCTCGCCCGCAAGGCCCGCAACAAGCCCGTCGTCGTTTCCAAGGAGCAGGAGGCGCTCGACACCCACGCCAAGAATGTCCTCGCCGACGTTTCCGGCCTCACCGCCGAGACGGCCGTGAAGAAGGTGACCGAGGCGGGCCTCACCATCAACAAGACGCTGGCCGGCATCAACGAGCAGGTCATCTCGCTGGTGGAGGAGCTCAAGCAGCTCGACGAGGCCATCCAGCTCAAGACGGAGGAGCTCAACGGCCTGCACGGCAAGGACGTGGCCGCGAGCGCCATCGACGTGCTGGTGGCCGAGTACGACAAGAAGAAGGCGGAGCTCGAGGCGGAGATGGAGCGCCTCCAGAAGGACATCGAGGACACCCGCGCGAAGGCCGCCGCGGAGCTGGCCACGGAGCGCGAGGCCGCGGAGCTGGCGCGCAAGCGCACCGAGGAGGCGTACTCCTACGACACCCAGCAGCTGCGCAAGAAGGAGCAGGACGCCTTCGCCGAGGGGCTGCGCCAGCAGGCCGCCACCGAGCGCGACCGCAAGGAGAAGCTGGAGAAGGAGTGGGCCACGCGTGAGGAGGCCCTGAAGCTGCGCGAGAACGAGCTGGAGACCCTGCGCAAGCAGGTGTCCGAGTTCCCGCTGGTGCTGAAGAAGGAGACGGACACAGCGTCCGCGATTGTCGGCAACCGCGTGAAGTCCGAGTGGGAGCTGAAGCTGACGCTCGCCACGAAGGACGCGGAGACGGCGCAGCGCGTGGCCAGCATGGAGATTGCCTCGCTGAAGGACACCGCCACGAAGCAGGCGCAGGCCATCCAGACGCTCCAGGCGGAGCTGAACGAGGCGAAGCGTCAGGTGCAGGCGATTGCCGAGAAGGCCCTCGAGTCCGCCTCCGGCGCCCGCGCGCTGGCCGAGGTGCAGGGCGTCATCCAGAGCCGCGAGTACAACAAGGGCAAGTAG
- the asnS gene encoding asparagine--tRNA ligase, translated as MQVVSVKKVLAGAVEEGAKVEVRGWVRTRRDSKAGISFVNVSDGSTFDPIQVVAPATLPNYEKEILHLTAGCSVVARGSLVKSQGKGQAFEVQADEVQVLGFVDDPDTYPIQPKQHTLEFLRDVAHLRVRTNTFGAITRVRHRAAQAVHRFFDEEGFFWVNTPIITASDAEGAGQMFRVSTLDTVNPPRTPEGKIDWHKDFFGKEAYLTVSGQLNVEAYAMAMSKVYTFGPTFRAENSNTTRHLAEFWMIEPEIAFADLNEDANLAERFLKSVFKAVLADCAPDFKFFEERVQKGVTERMEKFINSSFERIDYTEAIEILKKAKKKFEYTPEWGKDLQTEHERYLTEEHVGRPVVVMNYPEQIKAFYMRINEDGKTVAAMDVLAPGIGEIIGGSQREERLDVLDARMRKFGLQPEHYQWYRDLRRYGTVPHAGFGLGFERLIVYMCGLQNIRDAIPYPRVPGWAQF; from the coding sequence ATGCAGGTCGTCAGTGTGAAGAAGGTCCTCGCGGGCGCGGTGGAGGAGGGGGCGAAGGTGGAGGTCCGTGGTTGGGTGCGCACCCGGCGCGACTCGAAGGCGGGCATCAGCTTCGTCAACGTCAGCGACGGTTCCACCTTCGACCCCATCCAGGTCGTCGCCCCGGCCACGCTGCCCAATTACGAGAAGGAGATCCTCCACCTCACCGCGGGCTGCTCCGTCGTCGCCCGGGGCTCGCTGGTGAAGTCCCAGGGCAAGGGCCAGGCCTTCGAGGTGCAGGCCGACGAGGTCCAGGTGCTGGGCTTCGTGGACGACCCGGACACCTACCCCATCCAGCCCAAGCAGCACACGCTGGAGTTCCTGCGCGACGTGGCCCACCTGCGCGTGCGCACCAACACCTTCGGCGCGATTACGCGCGTGCGCCACCGCGCGGCCCAGGCCGTCCACCGCTTCTTCGACGAAGAGGGCTTCTTCTGGGTCAACACGCCCATCATCACCGCCAGCGACGCGGAGGGCGCCGGGCAGATGTTCCGCGTCTCCACGCTGGACACGGTGAATCCGCCTCGCACGCCGGAAGGCAAGATTGACTGGCACAAGGACTTCTTCGGCAAGGAGGCGTACCTCACCGTCTCCGGCCAGCTGAACGTGGAGGCCTACGCGATGGCCATGTCGAAGGTCTACACCTTCGGCCCCACCTTCCGGGCGGAGAACTCCAACACCACGCGCCACCTGGCCGAGTTCTGGATGATTGAGCCGGAGATCGCCTTCGCGGACCTCAACGAGGACGCGAACCTGGCGGAGCGCTTCCTCAAGTCCGTCTTCAAGGCGGTGCTCGCCGACTGCGCGCCGGACTTCAAGTTCTTCGAGGAGCGCGTGCAGAAGGGCGTCACCGAGCGCATGGAGAAGTTCATCAACTCCAGCTTCGAGCGCATCGACTACACCGAGGCCATCGAAATCCTGAAGAAGGCCAAGAAGAAGTTCGAGTACACGCCCGAGTGGGGCAAAGATCTACAGACGGAGCACGAGCGCTACCTCACCGAGGAGCACGTGGGCCGGCCGGTGGTGGTGATGAACTACCCCGAGCAGATCAAGGCCTTCTACATGCGCATCAACGAGGACGGGAAGACGGTGGCGGCCATGGACGTGCTGGCCCCCGGCATCGGCGAAATCATCGGCGGCAGCCAGCGCGAGGAGCGGCTGGACGTGCTCGACGCGCGCATGCGGAAGTTCGGCCTCCAGCCCGAGCACTACCAGTGGTACCGGGACTTGCGCCGCTACGGCACGGTGCCGCACGCGGGCTTCGGGCTCGGGTTCGAGCGGCTCATCGTCTACATGTGCGGCCTGCAGAACATCCGCGACGCCATTCCCTACCCGCGCGTGCCGGGCTGGGCGCAGTTCTAA
- a CDS encoding tetratricopeptide repeat protein produces MNDKGPYILTPVANDFMMRFSEALREPEAHPVVFGLWGMGGVGKTSLQEKLEAELSRSAFFVRVSFGMTTGIETPIKLMKALHDEVDARFEGSMSWRAARLLRQDTFKTLHSQYQETLTQLQAKAPDGRTPADKAQIETVRRLASLAGRGIAQLLPIPAIPAPIVEKASDASVDIAVKFLEIKDEVQRLLAQHQATKANRALQELLLDPLGQLTRAFARYLHQACTSKPIVIILDTYEKASSEIETWLWQYLLSVQEVRTSAIRIVVAGRYCIEESEPWRRFQQDSGLLQTFQLERFQEEHARRYLEEIGITAPDVVGRIHRTTKGLPYYLDAIRRNQWQVSTNHLDLSRLGEKIVNLLFWDLDRNSMLLVQLAACCRWLDRGVLAHLASCEEFAPAFAGRPDCFEWLKEHDYITLAQGQYRMDDVSRDLVQQSLRQEDPDLFHWMHSRLAEYFHQKAAREIAFGGSYSERYGNPDWRRHTTECLYHLLLSRQQDREVLFVSCFFEALFFDAEEIVNDAVTALSAEVDLESAGEEGCLLAESTRKFLQGIYCTVFYGKCFFDEKRFIRMLERTIPDEVDVEEGRISKGKYIADIEAKLPALRNKELEICFGYLPSLQGIARLSALVLRAESEPAEHLKQSWLGQAAAHARALAVGLEAHLVSRILVSEVGERLLAQRRYEEAASCFEEALRLQPDHELAWLRYAMAMFNQQRYEKTLQCCSRLLELSPGDGLVLLLRGISLRILDRREEALSSFQEATRGPGGERNAGAIWLEHARTLSAMERHAEAVASCDEGLKLDADHPQLWHERAVALMELERFEDACESFAAYALHDADDSRKCRHYVFALVGAGRYELALSQFDALLVSAPSDSMLWRLRGGTLVALGRFSEAADSLGRGAPSVPDGAHWPLWVDALFDAGRFHEVIAACERALDHLPGEPVFWRMRAHALVVLERYPEALESYARALGAGLADDGQLLMGRAMALIQLQRPDELQAMLDEHVTVMVDLSGGEWLEAWRGGENLQHLVQSRGAPLKPAALGPFTWRFQGSNLLLLECYAEAVVLFDRVLKRWEKDVVTWRGRAAALMQLARYEEALGSFDKALELTPGSAQDWTGRGLAMLRLGAFDEAVKSFSQALMLSPEGEARGNVLYNLACCHARAGAGELALECLSQALELRPVPTRELAMDDPDLAPLREQLRFQALMEKACG; encoded by the coding sequence ATGAATGACAAGGGGCCCTACATCCTCACTCCCGTAGCCAATGACTTCATGATGCGCTTCTCCGAAGCCTTGAGGGAGCCCGAAGCACATCCCGTCGTCTTTGGCCTCTGGGGAATGGGAGGCGTGGGGAAGACGAGCCTACAGGAAAAACTAGAAGCCGAGCTTTCGCGGAGCGCGTTCTTCGTCAGGGTCTCCTTCGGCATGACGACCGGCATCGAGACGCCCATCAAGCTGATGAAGGCGCTTCATGACGAGGTCGACGCGCGTTTCGAAGGCTCCATGTCCTGGCGTGCGGCGAGGCTGCTGCGGCAGGACACCTTCAAGACGCTGCACTCGCAATACCAGGAGACGCTGACGCAGCTGCAGGCCAAGGCGCCTGACGGTAGGACGCCGGCGGACAAGGCCCAGATAGAGACGGTGAGGCGCCTGGCCTCGCTCGCGGGAAGGGGCATCGCCCAGCTTCTTCCCATACCCGCTATTCCGGCTCCAATCGTGGAGAAGGCGTCCGACGCTTCCGTGGACATCGCCGTAAAGTTCCTCGAAATAAAGGACGAGGTCCAGCGACTGCTGGCGCAGCATCAGGCAACGAAAGCCAATCGGGCGTTGCAGGAGCTGTTGCTGGACCCGCTCGGGCAGCTCACCCGTGCCTTCGCGCGATACCTGCATCAGGCCTGCACGTCGAAACCGATTGTTATCATTCTCGATACGTACGAGAAGGCCTCGAGCGAGATAGAGACCTGGCTTTGGCAGTACCTGCTCTCCGTCCAAGAGGTCCGGACGAGCGCGATTCGCATCGTGGTCGCCGGTCGGTACTGCATCGAAGAGTCAGAACCCTGGCGGCGCTTCCAGCAGGACTCGGGGCTACTCCAAACCTTCCAGTTGGAGCGATTCCAGGAAGAGCACGCCCGGCGGTACCTGGAGGAGATTGGAATCACCGCTCCAGACGTCGTCGGGAGAATCCACAGGACAACGAAAGGGCTCCCCTACTACTTGGATGCTATCCGGCGGAATCAGTGGCAGGTATCGACGAACCACCTGGACCTGTCCAGACTCGGGGAGAAGATAGTCAACCTGCTGTTCTGGGACCTCGACCGGAACTCGATGCTGCTCGTGCAGCTTGCCGCCTGTTGCCGATGGCTGGACCGCGGCGTGCTCGCGCACCTCGCATCCTGTGAGGAGTTCGCTCCGGCGTTCGCGGGCAGGCCAGACTGCTTCGAGTGGCTCAAGGAGCACGACTACATCACGCTCGCCCAGGGGCAGTACCGCATGGATGATGTGTCGCGAGACCTTGTCCAGCAGTCGTTACGTCAGGAAGACCCGGACCTCTTCCATTGGATGCACTCGCGGCTCGCCGAGTATTTCCATCAGAAGGCGGCACGGGAAATTGCATTCGGCGGTTCCTACTCCGAAAGATACGGCAACCCCGACTGGCGGCGGCACACCACGGAGTGCCTCTACCATCTCCTTCTCTCGCGGCAGCAGGACCGCGAGGTGCTGTTCGTTTCATGCTTCTTCGAGGCGTTGTTTTTCGACGCCGAGGAAATCGTGAACGACGCTGTCACCGCACTGTCGGCAGAGGTGGACCTGGAGTCGGCCGGGGAGGAGGGATGTCTCCTGGCCGAGTCCACGAGGAAATTCCTGCAAGGCATTTACTGTACCGTGTTCTATGGAAAGTGCTTCTTCGACGAGAAGCGATTCATCCGGATGTTGGAACGGACCATTCCGGACGAGGTAGATGTCGAGGAAGGGCGGATCAGCAAGGGCAAGTACATCGCCGACATCGAGGCCAAGCTACCGGCCCTCAGGAACAAGGAGCTGGAGATCTGCTTCGGGTATCTTCCCTCGCTGCAGGGAATCGCCCGGCTGTCAGCATTGGTGCTCCGAGCCGAGTCCGAGCCGGCCGAGCACCTGAAGCAGTCGTGGCTGGGCCAGGCTGCGGCGCATGCCAGGGCTCTCGCGGTGGGTTTGGAAGCGCACTTGGTCAGCCGCATCTTGGTTTCGGAGGTAGGCGAGCGGCTCCTCGCACAGCGAAGATACGAGGAGGCAGCCTCCTGCTTCGAAGAGGCATTGCGGCTGCAGCCTGACCACGAACTCGCATGGCTCCGGTACGCCATGGCGATGTTCAATCAGCAGCGCTACGAAAAGACCCTCCAATGTTGTTCGAGGCTGCTGGAACTCTCTCCAGGCGACGGCCTGGTGCTGTTGCTCCGCGGCATCTCACTCAGGATTCTCGATCGCCGCGAGGAAGCACTCTCCAGCTTCCAGGAGGCGACGCGCGGTCCGGGCGGAGAGCGCAATGCAGGGGCGATCTGGCTGGAGCACGCGCGCACGCTGAGCGCTATGGAACGCCATGCCGAGGCCGTTGCGAGCTGTGACGAGGGTCTGAAGCTCGATGCGGACCATCCGCAACTCTGGCACGAGCGAGCCGTGGCCCTGATGGAGTTGGAGCGGTTCGAGGATGCATGCGAGAGCTTTGCCGCATACGCACTCCATGATGCTGATGACAGCCGCAAATGCCGACACTACGTCTTCGCCTTGGTGGGGGCGGGGCGCTATGAGTTAGCGCTCTCACAATTCGATGCTCTCCTCGTTAGCGCCCCCTCGGACAGCATGCTCTGGAGGCTGCGGGGCGGCACCTTGGTCGCGCTCGGGCGGTTCAGTGAAGCGGCGGATTCCCTGGGCAGGGGCGCTCCATCCGTGCCTGATGGCGCTCATTGGCCTTTGTGGGTTGATGCACTCTTCGATGCCGGGCGCTTCCATGAGGTCATCGCGGCATGCGAGAGGGCACTGGATCACCTGCCAGGAGAGCCCGTCTTCTGGCGCATGCGCGCTCATGCTCTGGTGGTGCTGGAGCGCTACCCCGAGGCTCTCGAGAGCTACGCGCGTGCGCTGGGCGCGGGACTCGCTGATGATGGCCAGTTGCTTATGGGGCGAGCCATGGCGTTGATTCAGCTGCAGCGGCCAGATGAACTCCAGGCGATGCTCGACGAGCACGTCACCGTGATGGTCGACCTTTCAGGAGGGGAATGGTTGGAAGCGTGGAGGGGTGGGGAGAACCTCCAGCACTTGGTTCAGTCTCGCGGCGCTCCCCTGAAACCGGCGGCTCTCGGACCCTTCACTTGGCGTTTCCAGGGCAGCAATCTCCTCCTGCTCGAATGCTACGCGGAGGCGGTGGTCCTGTTCGACCGGGTGTTGAAGCGCTGGGAGAAGGACGTTGTCACTTGGCGCGGGCGAGCGGCGGCGCTCATGCAACTGGCGCGGTACGAAGAGGCCCTGGGGAGTTTCGACAAGGCCCTGGAGCTGACTCCCGGCTCGGCCCAGGACTGGACCGGCCGGGGCCTCGCGATGCTTCGCCTGGGAGCCTTTGACGAGGCAGTGAAGAGCTTCTCCCAGGCACTGATGTTGAGCCCCGAGGGCGAGGCGCGCGGCAACGTCCTGTACAACTTGGCCTGCTGCCATGCGAGAGCCGGTGCCGGGGAACTGGCGCTGGAGTGCCTGTCCCAAGCGCTCGAGTTGCGGCCGGTTCCCACTCGGGAACTAGCGATGGACGACCCCGACTTGGCGCCCCTCCGGGAGCAATTGCGCTTTCAAGCCTTGATGGAAAAGGCCTGCGGGTAG
- a CDS encoding DUSAM domain-containing protein, translated as MSYAIDWDPIRALARRVLREGAPLVLTDEVRSLLMRTAREVAISDDDAARALSTEAGALELLRATSARITDGSNRLVDALYRMKRHRLAGDYDSARQEMRDVLAVEVVPFYRERAQDALDDLADDP; from the coding sequence ATGTCCTACGCAATCGACTGGGACCCCATCCGGGCATTGGCTCGCCGGGTCCTGCGCGAAGGCGCTCCGCTCGTGCTCACGGATGAAGTGCGCTCGCTCCTCATGCGCACCGCTCGCGAGGTCGCCATCAGTGACGACGACGCGGCGCGGGCACTCTCCACGGAGGCCGGAGCGCTCGAACTGCTCCGGGCGACCTCTGCGCGCATCACGGATGGCTCCAACAGGCTCGTGGACGCGCTCTACAGGATGAAGCGTCACCGACTGGCGGGTGACTACGACAGCGCACGACAGGAGATGCGCGACGTGCTCGCCGTGGAAGTCGTGCCCTTCTACCGCGAGCGCGCGCAAGATGCGCTGGACGACCTGGCCGACGACCCTTGA
- a CDS encoding CotH kinase family protein, with translation MVACGGSSAGGGGTDAPGPGDEAPGPSPSPTPDGGQPDAGLPPPEDTDSGTPDAGQPPDETDAGTPDAGTPPPKPTVCAPTAGEARWVQEGEPVTATVTCGTGHKATDVRFTVDNLPQGASFDEPTATLRWTPTRAQSAVWNLVLREQSTGETGTLKVGVAPNIVAADKVEFADPATYTEEYGLPVFHLSFEGGLTSGGYRPAQIVYRGRRFEIEAQYRGATSSVFPKRSLTFKFKDEDLFSEPVFGDGFKDRKRVVLITTFNDNSYVRARLAFDLWNRMAPDHVKIRTYSAVLYMNNRFMGVYTVADHVDKRLMAAHGISKDADLFKAVDNNANFSRLDHAGQPKPSLDLGFEKKEGTPEEGKPHAFDTLNAFVAFVADSDAAAFRTGFPQRAKASDYEDWWIFNTLILGTDSQGKNAYHAFDPATGGPWRFIPWDMDASLGQNFDTTRSSPTARLTFEGDNLLFKRMLDEPSIAGPMRERYRKLLREELKLETALSLIDGYVKETAPAAKRDWAKWGPKYKTFGTEASGGAGNFPAWDDRQDFNEYEGEVDYVRQWVKTRWPALQERLP, from the coding sequence ATGGTAGCCTGCGGAGGCTCCAGCGCGGGCGGTGGAGGAACGGACGCACCCGGGCCGGGGGACGAAGCCCCGGGTCCCAGCCCCTCCCCGACTCCAGACGGCGGTCAGCCCGACGCGGGCCTGCCGCCCCCCGAAGACACCGACAGCGGGACGCCCGACGCCGGCCAGCCTCCAGACGAAACGGACGCTGGCACCCCGGACGCGGGGACGCCGCCGCCGAAGCCCACCGTGTGCGCGCCCACCGCGGGCGAAGCGCGCTGGGTGCAGGAAGGCGAGCCGGTGACGGCCACCGTGACGTGCGGCACGGGCCACAAGGCCACGGACGTGCGCTTCACCGTGGACAACCTCCCGCAGGGCGCGAGCTTCGACGAGCCCACCGCCACGCTGCGCTGGACTCCCACGCGGGCCCAGTCGGCGGTGTGGAACCTCGTCCTGCGCGAGCAGAGCACCGGCGAGACGGGCACGCTCAAGGTGGGCGTGGCGCCGAACATCGTGGCCGCGGACAAGGTCGAGTTCGCTGACCCCGCGACGTACACGGAGGAGTACGGGCTGCCCGTGTTCCATCTGTCCTTCGAGGGCGGCCTCACCTCGGGTGGCTACCGGCCCGCGCAAATCGTCTACCGGGGGCGCCGCTTCGAGATTGAAGCGCAGTACCGCGGGGCCACCTCCAGCGTGTTCCCCAAGCGCAGCCTCACCTTCAAGTTCAAGGACGAGGACCTCTTCAGCGAGCCCGTCTTCGGAGACGGCTTCAAGGACAGGAAGCGCGTGGTGCTCATCACCACGTTCAATGACAACTCCTACGTCCGCGCGCGCCTGGCCTTCGACCTGTGGAACCGGATGGCGCCGGACCACGTGAAGATTCGCACCTACAGCGCGGTGCTCTACATGAACAACCGCTTCATGGGCGTCTACACGGTGGCAGACCACGTGGACAAACGCCTCATGGCCGCGCACGGCATCTCCAAGGACGCGGACCTCTTCAAGGCCGTGGACAACAACGCCAACTTCTCCCGCCTGGACCATGCTGGCCAGCCCAAGCCCTCGCTCGACCTGGGCTTCGAGAAGAAGGAGGGCACGCCCGAGGAGGGCAAGCCCCACGCCTTCGACACGCTGAATGCCTTCGTGGCCTTCGTGGCCGACTCGGACGCGGCCGCCTTCCGCACGGGCTTCCCGCAACGGGCGAAGGCGAGCGACTACGAGGACTGGTGGATCTTCAACACGCTCATCCTGGGCACGGACTCGCAGGGGAAGAACGCCTACCACGCCTTTGACCCGGCGACCGGCGGGCCGTGGCGCTTCATCCCGTGGGACATGGACGCGAGCCTGGGCCAGAACTTCGACACCACCCGCTCGTCGCCCACCGCGCGCCTCACCTTCGAGGGCGACAACCTGCTCTTCAAGCGGATGCTGGACGAGCCGTCCATCGCCGGGCCCATGCGCGAGCGCTACCGGAAGCTGCTGCGCGAGGAGTTGAAGCTGGAGACGGCGCTCTCCCTCATCGACGGCTACGTGAAGGAGACGGCGCCCGCCGCGAAGCGCGACTGGGCGAAGTGGGGGCCGAAGTACAAGACGTTCGGCACCGAGGCCAGCGGAGGCGCCGGCAACTTCCCCGCCTGGGACGACCGCCAGGACTTCAACGAGTACGAGGGGGAAGTGGACTACGTGCGCCAGTGGGTGAAGACGCGCTGGCCCGCGCTGCAGGAGCGGCTGCCGTAG